From Gammaproteobacteria bacterium, a single genomic window includes:
- a CDS encoding phosphatidylglycerophosphatase A, whose translation MSPDPHPRVPLYLLRDPLCLLALGLGTGLSPRAPGTAGTLLAVPLYWLLRDLPLITYAAILVAGFVTGVGLCGYAARRLGVADHPAIVWDEIIGFGITMIGAPVGWPWVIAGFVLFRCFDIIKPWPIGWLDRRVKGGLGVMLDDLMAGLFACACIKASAYLL comes from the coding sequence GTGTCTCCCGATCCGCACCCTCGAGTTCCCTTATATCTGCTGCGCGATCCCCTGTGTCTCTTGGCCCTTGGCCTCGGAACCGGCTTGAGTCCGCGTGCGCCGGGCACGGCCGGCACGCTGTTGGCGGTGCCGCTGTACTGGCTGCTTCGGGATTTGCCGCTGATCACTTATGCAGCGATTTTAGTCGCCGGTTTTGTCACGGGGGTGGGGCTGTGCGGGTATGCCGCGCGACGCCTCGGCGTTGCGGATCACCCGGCCATCGTCTGGGATGAGATCATCGGTTTCGGGATTACCATGATCGGCGCGCCTGTCGGCTGGCCGTGGGTGATTGCCGGTTTTGTTTTATTCCGCTGCTTTGACATAATCAAACCCTGGCCCATAGGATGGTTGGACCGGCGGGTGAAAGGCGGCTTGGGAGTAATGTTGGATGATCTGATGGCGGGCTTATTCGCCTGTGCTTGTATTAAAGCAAGCGCTTATTTATT